The Pedobacter mucosus genome window below encodes:
- a CDS encoding succinate dehydrogenase/fumarate reductase iron-sulfur subunit → MSTGNMNLTLKVWRQKNNKTKGALVDYKLAEISPDMSFLEMFDVLNEQLINKNEEPVVFDHDCREGICGSCSMFINGRPHGPKDLVTTCQLHMRSFKDGDTIVVEPWRAAAFPVVKDLTVDRSAFDRVIASGGFISVNTGNAQDANSLPIPKMQADAAFEAAACIGCGACVATCKNASAMLFVSAKISQLALLPQGQPERYRRVQSMVAQMDAEGFGNCTNTGACEAECPKGITLENIARMNRDFASAKFLSEESI, encoded by the coding sequence ATGAGTACAGGAAATATGAACTTAACGCTAAAAGTTTGGCGTCAAAAAAATAACAAAACCAAAGGTGCTTTGGTAGATTATAAATTGGCCGAAATTTCACCGGATATGTCTTTTTTAGAGATGTTTGATGTATTAAACGAGCAATTAATTAACAAAAATGAAGAACCTGTTGTGTTTGATCACGATTGTCGCGAAGGTATCTGTGGCTCATGTTCTATGTTTATTAATGGCCGTCCGCACGGACCGAAAGATTTAGTTACCACTTGTCAATTGCATATGCGTTCTTTCAAAGATGGCGATACTATTGTGGTGGAACCTTGGAGAGCAGCTGCATTCCCTGTGGTAAAAGATTTAACTGTAGATCGATCTGCGTTTGATAGGGTTATTGCATCAGGTGGTTTCATTTCGGTAAACACCGGAAACGCTCAGGATGCAAATAGCTTACCTATTCCAAAAATGCAAGCTGATGCTGCTTTTGAAGCCGCTGCTTGTATCGGTTGCGGTGCTTGTGTTGCAACATGTAAAAATGCATCAGCAATGTTATTCGTATCTGCTAAAATTTCTCAATTGGCATTATTACCTCAAGGACAGCCAGAACGTTATCGTCGTGTACAAAGCATGGTAGCGCAAATGGATGCTGAAGGTTTTGGTAATTGTACAAATACTGGTGCTTGTGAAGCAGAATGCCCTAAAGGAATCACTTTAGAAAATATTGCAAGAATGAATCGTGATTTCGCATCAGCGAAATTTCTTTCAGAAGAATCAATTTAA
- a CDS encoding succinate dehydrogenase cytochrome b subunit, whose translation MSGFGNAFSSSIGKKYIMGITGIFLILFLIVHCGINSLIFLDDHGLKFNIGAHFMATNWIIRAGEYVLFLGLIIHIVQALRLTLLNQKARPVKYAVHDGQSNSKWYSRSMGLLGTLLLIFLVIHLKDFWVVSRFSGIPTVDANGFEDLYAVMREKFQDPVRVVAYVLLMISLCYHLIHGFASAFQTMGWNHSKYNGIIKSVGVWYAIIISVIFALMPIAVYTGLIN comes from the coding sequence ATGAGTGGTTTCGGAAATGCATTTTCTTCTTCAATCGGGAAGAAATACATCATGGGTATAACAGGTATATTCCTGATACTTTTTTTAATTGTACACTGCGGTATCAATTCGTTAATATTTTTAGACGATCATGGCCTAAAGTTTAATATTGGTGCTCATTTTATGGCAACCAATTGGATAATAAGAGCCGGTGAATATGTTTTATTCTTAGGACTAATCATTCACATTGTCCAAGCATTGCGCTTAACTTTGCTTAATCAAAAGGCACGACCTGTTAAATATGCTGTACATGATGGTCAGTCTAACAGTAAATGGTATAGTCGATCAATGGGTCTACTTGGCACTCTATTATTGATTTTCTTAGTTATCCATTTAAAAGATTTCTGGGTTGTTTCTCGCTTTAGCGGAATTCCAACTGTAGATGCAAACGGATTTGAAGATCTTTATGCAGTAATGAGAGAAAAATTTCAAGATCCAGTTAGGGTTGTTGCATATGTTCTCCTTATGATTTCTTTATGTTATCATTTAATCCATGGTTTTGCATCTGCTTTTCAAACAATGGGCTGGAATCATTCAAAATACAATGGTATAATTAAAAGTGTTGGTGTATGGTATGCGATTATTATCTCGGTCATTTTTGCATTAATGCCAATCGCAGTTTACACAGGTTTAATTAACTAA
- a CDS encoding cold-shock protein translates to MQQGTVKFFNETKGFGFITPSNGDSEIFVHASGLIDNIRENDSVTYDVEEGRKGLNAVNVKVA, encoded by the coding sequence ATGCAACAAGGAACAGTAAAATTTTTTAATGAAACTAAAGGTTTCGGATTTATCACACCATCAAACGGCGATAGCGAAATCTTTGTTCATGCTTCAGGCTTAATCGACAACATTCGCGAGAATGATTCTGTAACCTACGATGTAGAAGAAGGAAGAAAAGGCTTAAACGCGGTAAATGTTAAAGTAGCTTAA
- a CDS encoding M28 family peptidase: protein MNRKFLTLSLATLLSTSCFAQIKPLIPNKTAIKFSSAINPTNAYKHLSVLASDAYEGRETGKKGAWMAADYIRDYFKSLGLKGPADGGYFQKIDLVNVTLKSSQVTVNGQPKEYQKDYVVTPSLIGDKGFMFSTDQIVFVGYAIKKDNYNDFAGTDIKDKVVMMFNGGDPTVKAGARIDRASYRTMLEERAKYFAENQVKAIILIDQSVDRITENTKQAQNNGRVMIKTIAALEAQKGAPRISISTAVANELLKSTNTTVADLQKKITDSQTPASQVINVPFSASAAKNETPVRCENVLGYLEGSDPILKKEVLVLTGHYDHIGLVTDPNATDKVNNGADDDGSGTTGVLLMAKAFTDAKKAGKGSKRSILFMTVVGEEKGLWGSEWYSEHPVFPVENTIADLNTDMIGRIGEEYLGKPDSANYIYSVGSNMLSSELGTLSERVNATYTKMKLDYKYDDPKDPEQIYYRSDHYNFAKVGVPIIFYYDGMLLQDYHRPGDEVSKINFPLLAKRAKLTYFTAWELANAAKRPAVNMDGKGNPKTK, encoded by the coding sequence ATGAATAGAAAATTTTTAACCCTAAGCTTAGCAACACTTCTTAGCACAAGCTGTTTTGCACAAATTAAGCCGCTAATTCCAAACAAAACTGCCATTAAATTTAGTAGTGCTATCAACCCTACAAATGCTTATAAACACCTTTCTGTTTTAGCTTCTGATGCTTATGAAGGAAGAGAAACCGGCAAAAAAGGTGCTTGGATGGCTGCTGATTACATTCGTGATTACTTTAAATCTTTAGGCTTAAAAGGTCCGGCAGATGGTGGTTATTTTCAAAAAATAGATTTGGTAAATGTAACTTTAAAATCAAGCCAGGTTACCGTAAATGGTCAGCCAAAGGAATACCAAAAGGATTATGTTGTAACGCCAAGCTTAATAGGTGATAAAGGTTTTATGTTTTCAACCGATCAAATTGTGTTTGTTGGCTACGCTATAAAAAAAGACAATTACAATGATTTTGCTGGTACTGATATCAAAGATAAAGTGGTGATGATGTTTAATGGTGGAGATCCGACTGTAAAGGCGGGAGCTAGAATTGATAGGGCTTCTTACCGCACTATGCTTGAAGAAAGAGCGAAATATTTTGCAGAAAACCAAGTTAAAGCTATTATTTTAATTGACCAAAGTGTTGACAGAATTACTGAAAATACAAAGCAAGCGCAGAATAATGGAAGGGTAATGATTAAAACGATAGCTGCCTTAGAAGCTCAAAAAGGTGCACCTCGAATTTCAATTTCAACAGCTGTTGCAAATGAATTATTAAAATCTACAAACACAACTGTAGCGGATTTACAAAAGAAAATAACTGATAGTCAAACTCCAGCTTCACAAGTTATAAATGTTCCTTTTTCTGCAAGTGCAGCAAAAAATGAAACACCAGTAAGATGCGAAAATGTATTGGGTTACTTAGAAGGTTCTGATCCAATTCTTAAGAAAGAAGTTTTAGTTTTAACTGGCCATTATGATCATATAGGTTTAGTTACAGACCCTAATGCTACAGATAAAGTTAACAATGGAGCTGATGATGATGGTTCTGGAACAACCGGCGTTTTGTTAATGGCTAAAGCTTTTACTGATGCTAAAAAAGCAGGCAAAGGTTCTAAACGTAGCATATTATTTATGACTGTTGTTGGCGAAGAAAAAGGACTTTGGGGTTCTGAGTGGTATTCTGAACATCCTGTATTTCCAGTAGAAAACACGATTGCAGATTTAAATACAGATATGATCGGTCGTATTGGTGAGGAATATTTAGGAAAACCTGATTCTGCAAATTATATTTATTCAGTAGGTTCAAATATGTTGAGTAGCGAGTTGGGCACATTAAGTGAACGTGTAAATGCTACTTATACAAAAATGAAATTAGATTATAAATATGATGATCCAAAAGATCCAGAGCAAATTTACTATCGTTCGGATCACTATAACTTTGCTAAAGTTGGTGTTCCAATCATCTTTTATTATGACGGAATGTTGTTGCAAGATTACCATAGACCGGGAGATGAAGTTAGTAAAATTAATTTTCCACTCTTAGCTAAAAGAGCAAAACTAACATATTTTACAGCTTGGGAATTAGCAAATGCAGCTAAACGACCAGCAGTAAATATGGATGGTAAGGGTAATCCTAAAACAAAATAA
- a CDS encoding LutB/LldF family L-lactate oxidation iron-sulfur protein produces the protein MIKTAEEFLEKSDEKAFDLPHRKTINFNIGKYNVAVERGLSKFENLEASKRKAHVVKWRVMENLDKFLPEFESNFQRRGGKVIWANDVEEAQQEILNIIKRNNGKTVIKSKSMTTEEIHLNEFLEENNIESLESDLGEYIVQLLGQKPYHIVTPAMHLSATDIAKLFNEKFGTPIDATPPQLVQKARELLRDKYLNADIGISGGNFLIADTGSIAVTENEGNARLSTTFPKIHIAIVGIEKIIPSIADLDLFWPILASHGTGQNLTVYNTILSGPRQPDETDGPEEMYVILLDNGRTNLLAQKDQRQALYCIRCGACLNACPVYKNIGGHTYNTTYSGPIGSVITPHLKGMEEFKHLSYASSLCGKCSEVCPVKIDIHKMLLLNRRDAATTHENGKVEEIGWNMFSKMMQKRKWMDFFGGKFKNFMLGTFFKKSWGKYRELPKVADKSFAKQWEEMKKSKEA, from the coding sequence ATGATCAAAACTGCCGAGGAATTTTTAGAAAAATCTGATGAGAAAGCTTTCGATTTACCGCATCGTAAAACCATAAATTTTAATATTGGTAAATATAATGTAGCAGTTGAACGCGGACTATCAAAGTTCGAAAATTTAGAAGCATCTAAAAGAAAAGCACATGTTGTAAAATGGCGTGTGATGGAAAATCTAGATAAATTTCTGCCTGAGTTCGAATCAAATTTTCAACGTAGAGGTGGGAAAGTGATTTGGGCAAATGATGTTGAAGAGGCTCAGCAAGAGATTCTTAATATAATTAAGCGAAATAACGGCAAAACAGTTATCAAATCAAAATCGATGACAACCGAAGAAATTCATCTAAATGAGTTTCTGGAGGAAAACAATATTGAATCCTTAGAAAGTGATTTAGGAGAATATATCGTTCAATTGTTAGGGCAAAAACCTTATCATATTGTTACGCCTGCAATGCATTTAAGTGCTACCGATATTGCTAAATTATTTAACGAAAAATTTGGAACACCGATCGATGCAACTCCTCCACAACTGGTGCAGAAAGCTAGAGAATTACTTCGTGATAAATATTTAAATGCTGATATTGGAATTAGTGGTGGCAATTTTCTAATCGCTGATACAGGAAGTATTGCCGTAACAGAAAATGAAGGAAACGCCCGTTTAAGTACGACCTTTCCTAAAATTCATATTGCTATTGTTGGGATCGAGAAAATAATTCCTTCCATTGCGGATCTCGATTTATTCTGGCCAATTTTAGCATCGCATGGAACTGGGCAAAATTTAACTGTTTACAATACCATTTTAAGTGGCCCACGTCAACCTGACGAAACCGATGGACCTGAAGAAATGTATGTTATACTGTTGGATAATGGCAGAACAAACTTGCTTGCTCAAAAAGATCAACGCCAGGCACTTTATTGTATTCGCTGCGGTGCATGCTTAAACGCTTGTCCGGTATATAAAAATATTGGCGGCCACACTTATAATACTACCTATAGTGGCCCAATCGGTTCAGTAATTACGCCACATTTAAAAGGAATGGAAGAATTTAAGCATTTAAGTTATGCATCTAGTCTTTGTGGGAAATGTTCTGAAGTTTGTCCGGTTAAAATTGATATTCATAAAATGCTGTTACTTAATCGTAGAGATGCTGCTACCACTCACGAAAATGGAAAAGTAGAAGAAATTGGTTGGAACATGTTTAGTAAAATGATGCAAAAGCGTAAATGGATGGACTTTTTTGGAGGAAAATTTAAAAACTTTATGCTTGGTACCTTTTTCAAAAAAAGCTGGGGCAAATATCGTGAATTACCTAAAGTGGCTGATAAATCTTTCGCCAAGCAGTGGGAAGAAATGAAGAAAAGCAAGGAGGCTTAA
- the rpiB gene encoding ribose 5-phosphate isomerase B, with protein sequence MSDTKVKIAIGADHAGFEYKEILRSYLTDFNIVDFGTFSLDSVDYPDFAHAVASAVASGEFKYGILLCGSANGVAITANKHQHIRAGLCWDEEIATLVRKHNDANILCIPARFVSEEKAKQITSTFLDTEFDGGRHQQRVDKIAC encoded by the coding sequence ATGTCTGATACGAAAGTCAAAATTGCTATTGGGGCAGATCATGCTGGTTTTGAGTATAAGGAAATATTAAGAAGTTATTTAACAGATTTTAATATTGTAGATTTTGGAACATTTAGTTTAGACTCTGTTGATTACCCCGATTTTGCGCATGCTGTAGCTTCTGCTGTAGCAAGTGGAGAATTTAAATACGGTATTTTACTTTGCGGATCTGCTAATGGAGTTGCAATAACAGCAAACAAGCATCAGCACATTCGAGCAGGTTTATGTTGGGACGAAGAGATAGCAACCTTAGTTAGAAAACATAATGATGCGAACATTCTTTGTATTCCAGCCCGATTTGTATCAGAAGAAAAAGCAAAACAAATAACATCAACATTTTTAGATACGGAGTTTGATGGTGGTCGTCATCAACAAAGAGTAGATAAAATCGCTTGCTAA
- the tatC gene encoding twin-arginine translocase subunit TatC: MSDTKERSSLLKAIGNKGTTLEAEMSFFDHLDVLRKHLIRAVIAVGVFTGIAFYFNEEILDKVIFGPKKPDFWTYRMMCKLVEHFPSLGKDMCITKINGEIINTEMAGQFNLQLNVCVMCGIVAGFPYLLWEVWRFIKPALRESERKSASGFVFFASVLFLIGILFGYFVVCPLSVNFLTGYTVSAEIKNTFTVDSYLSSVSTLTLGTGIIFELPVIIFILSKLGLMTPKLMRSSRRYAAVIILIIAAIVTPTPDIMTMLIVATPLFLLYELSIFVSAYIERKKKKADAAFYAN, from the coding sequence ATGAGCGACACGAAAGAAAGATCATCACTATTAAAAGCTATCGGGAATAAAGGAACAACTTTAGAGGCAGAAATGTCTTTTTTTGATCACCTCGATGTTTTACGCAAACATTTAATTAGAGCTGTAATAGCCGTAGGCGTATTTACAGGTATCGCTTTTTACTTTAACGAAGAAATATTAGATAAAGTAATTTTTGGTCCGAAAAAGCCAGATTTCTGGACTTATAGAATGATGTGCAAACTGGTAGAGCATTTTCCTTCTTTAGGAAAAGATATGTGTATTACCAAAATCAATGGTGAAATTATTAACACAGAAATGGCTGGGCAGTTTAACCTGCAATTAAATGTTTGTGTAATGTGTGGCATTGTTGCTGGCTTTCCTTATTTATTATGGGAAGTTTGGCGTTTTATTAAACCTGCACTTCGCGAAAGCGAACGCAAATCTGCAAGTGGTTTCGTATTTTTCGCAAGCGTGCTTTTTTTAATCGGTATTTTATTTGGGTACTTCGTAGTTTGCCCATTATCTGTTAATTTCTTAACTGGTTATACAGTAAGTGCAGAAATTAAAAATACTTTCACAGTAGATTCCTATCTATCATCAGTTTCTACACTAACTTTAGGAACGGGAATAATATTTGAGCTTCCGGTAATCATTTTTATCCTTTCCAAACTTGGATTAATGACTCCAAAACTAATGAGATCAAGCAGGAGATATGCAGCAGTAATTATATTAATTATCGCAGCTATCGTAACACCAACTCCTGATATTATGACGATGTTAATTGTAGCAACACCATTATTCTTATTATACGAACTAAGTATTTTTGTATCAGCTTACATCGAAAGAAAAAAGAAAAAGGCAGATGCCGCTTTTTATGCTAACTAA
- a CDS encoding fumarate reductase/succinate dehydrogenase flavoprotein subunit translates to MSDINSNIPEGELTNKWTKFKSSVALVNPSNKRTIEVIIVGSGLAGASAAATLAEMGYKVKCFCFQDSPRRAHSIAAQGGINAAKNYQNDGDSVYRLFYDTIKGGDYRAREANVHRLAEVSANIIDQCVAQGVPLAREYGGLLDNRSFGGTQVQRTFYAAGQTGQQLLLGAYSALERQIGMGKVEMYTRHEMLEVVKIDGKARGIIARNLITGELERHFGHAVVLGTGGYGNVFYLSTNAMGSNVTAAWKAHKQGAYFANPCYTQIHPTCIPVSGDHQSKLTLMSESLRNDGRIWVPLKKDDNRKASEIPEDERDYYLERRYPAFGNLVPRDVASRAAKERCDAGYGVGSSKLAVYLDFKANTERYGKIEALKSGIQNADKETCMRLGTAVIKEKYGNLFDMYAQITGENPYETPMRIYPAVHYTMGGLWVDYNLMTSVPGLYCTGEANFSDHGANRLGASALMQGLADGYFVLPYTIGAYLSKEISVKAIPTDHPAFVEAEAKAKGVLDTLINIKGSKSVDYFHKRLGHIMWEKCGMARNAEGLNEAITDIRALRAEFWKDVRVPGTSDELNTELEKAGRVADFIELGELMCIDALNRNESCGGHFREEYQTEEGEALRDDVDFAYVAAWEFKEGVNFELHKEELKFENIKVAQRSYK, encoded by the coding sequence ATGTCAGATATTAATTCAAATATACCAGAAGGCGAATTAACCAATAAATGGACAAAATTTAAGTCATCTGTGGCTTTAGTTAATCCATCTAATAAAAGAACTATTGAAGTAATTATTGTAGGTTCAGGTTTAGCGGGCGCTTCGGCGGCGGCGACTTTGGCCGAAATGGGTTACAAAGTAAAATGCTTTTGTTTTCAGGATTCACCTCGTAGAGCACACTCAATTGCTGCTCAAGGTGGCATTAATGCAGCAAAAAATTATCAAAATGATGGTGATAGTGTTTATCGCCTTTTCTACGATACAATTAAAGGTGGTGATTATCGTGCCCGTGAGGCTAACGTACACCGTTTAGCGGAAGTTAGTGCTAATATCATTGATCAATGTGTTGCTCAAGGTGTTCCATTAGCTCGTGAATATGGTGGTTTGTTAGACAACCGTTCATTCGGTGGTACACAAGTTCAACGTACATTTTATGCAGCTGGCCAAACCGGACAACAATTATTATTAGGTGCTTATTCTGCTTTAGAGCGCCAAATTGGTATGGGTAAAGTCGAAATGTACACCCGCCATGAAATGCTTGAGGTTGTTAAAATTGATGGTAAAGCTCGCGGAATTATTGCCCGTAACTTAATCACAGGAGAATTAGAACGTCACTTCGGTCATGCAGTAGTATTAGGAACAGGTGGTTACGGAAACGTTTTCTATCTTTCTACCAACGCAATGGGAAGTAACGTTACTGCAGCTTGGAAAGCACATAAACAAGGTGCATATTTTGCAAATCCTTGTTATACTCAAATTCACCCAACTTGTATTCCAGTTTCTGGAGATCATCAATCAAAATTAACCTTAATGTCTGAATCGTTACGTAACGATGGACGAATTTGGGTTCCATTAAAGAAAGATGATAATAGAAAAGCTTCAGAAATTCCTGAAGATGAAAGAGATTATTATTTAGAGCGTCGTTACCCTGCTTTCGGTAACTTAGTTCCTCGTGATGTTGCTTCTCGTGCGGCTAAAGAACGTTGTGATGCAGGTTATGGCGTTGGATCTTCTAAACTTGCAGTTTACTTAGATTTTAAAGCAAACACAGAACGTTACGGTAAAATTGAAGCATTGAAATCAGGCATTCAAAATGCTGATAAGGAAACTTGCATGCGCTTAGGAACAGCTGTTATCAAAGAAAAATATGGTAACCTGTTTGATATGTATGCGCAAATCACTGGCGAAAATCCTTACGAAACACCAATGCGTATATATCCTGCAGTTCACTATACAATGGGTGGACTTTGGGTTGATTATAATTTAATGACATCAGTACCAGGTCTATATTGTACTGGTGAAGCAAATTTCTCAGATCATGGCGCTAATCGTTTAGGTGCGTCTGCCTTAATGCAAGGTTTGGCTGATGGTTATTTTGTACTTCCATATACAATTGGTGCCTATTTATCTAAAGAAATTTCTGTAAAAGCAATCCCAACCGATCACCCTGCTTTTGTTGAAGCTGAAGCCAAAGCAAAAGGCGTTTTAGATACCTTGATCAATATAAAAGGTTCTAAATCTGTAGATTATTTCCACAAACGTTTAGGACACATTATGTGGGAGAAATGTGGAATGGCTCGTAATGCAGAAGGTTTAAACGAAGCCATCACAGATATTAGAGCATTACGTGCTGAATTCTGGAAGGACGTACGTGTTCCTGGAACAAGTGATGAGTTGAACACAGAACTTGAAAAAGCAGGACGCGTTGCCGATTTTATAGAATTAGGTGAACTAATGTGTATCGATGCATTAAACCGTAACGAAAGTTGCGGAGGTCACTTTAGAGAAGAATACCAAACTGAAGAAGGTGAAGCTTTGCGTGATGATGTTGATTTTGCATACGTTGCCGCTTGGGAATTTAAAGAAGGTGTAAACTTTGAACTTCATAAAGAAGAATTGAAATTTGAAAATATTAAAGTAGCACAAAGAAGTTATAAATAG
- a CDS encoding alpha-ketoacid dehydrogenase subunit alpha/beta has protein sequence MHFNRGEKDDQFLLNLYKRLLYPRLVEEKMLKLLRQGRIGKWFSGIGQEAIAVGSTLAMQSDEYILPMHRNLGVFTTRDIPLKKLMAQWQGKATGFTKGRDRSFHFGTQDYKIIGMISHLGPQMALADGIALADVLAAKQSATLVYTGEGATSEGDFHEAVNVAAVWNLPVIFLIENNGYGLSTPKSEQFKCKNLIDKAIGYGIEGIQIDGNNILQVYDTIDRIATNIRKNPRPIILECLTFRMRGHEEASGTKYVPQELFDEWEKKDPLSNYESYLIDQGVLNFDLINDLKIQFKRDITLHVEEAFNEPEPVVNTRQEENDMYFPYQQNIVEPENASTEKRYLDAITDGLDLAMQKYPNLVLMGQDIADYGGAFKITDGFTAKFGKGRVRNTPICESAIVGAGLGLSINGYKAVVEMQFADFVTVGFNQIVNNLAKTHYRWGEKADVVIRMPTGAGTGAGPFHSQSNEAWFTKTPGLKIVYPAFAEDAKGLLLAAIEDPNPVLYFEHKYLYRSLIGLVPDGYYTTEIGKAIALSKGENFTVITYGLGVHWALDYLKNYPDNEATLIDLRTLQPWDKETVKAAIKATGRVLILHEDTLTNGFGAEIAAWVAENCFQYLDAPIMRCASLDTAIPMNKALEDNFLAKARLAESIDKLLKY, from the coding sequence ATGCATTTCAACCGGGGAGAAAAAGATGATCAATTCTTATTAAATTTATATAAGCGCCTTCTTTATCCCAGATTGGTTGAAGAAAAAATGCTAAAGCTTTTGCGTCAAGGTAGAATTGGCAAATGGTTTTCAGGTATTGGTCAGGAGGCAATTGCCGTTGGAAGTACTTTAGCAATGCAAAGTGATGAATATATTTTGCCAATGCATCGCAATTTAGGGGTATTCACCACTCGAGATATTCCGCTTAAAAAATTAATGGCACAATGGCAAGGTAAAGCAACTGGTTTTACAAAAGGCCGTGATAGATCTTTTCATTTCGGAACGCAAGACTATAAGATTATTGGAATGATTTCTCATCTCGGTCCGCAAATGGCACTTGCTGATGGAATTGCGCTGGCCGATGTTTTAGCAGCAAAACAAAGTGCAACTTTAGTATATACTGGCGAAGGAGCCACAAGTGAAGGTGATTTTCATGAAGCCGTTAATGTTGCAGCCGTTTGGAACTTACCCGTCATTTTTCTTATCGAAAACAACGGATATGGACTATCAACCCCAAAAAGCGAACAGTTTAAATGCAAAAATCTAATTGATAAAGCAATTGGTTACGGTATTGAAGGCATCCAAATTGATGGAAATAATATCCTCCAGGTGTATGATACTATCGATCGAATTGCAACGAATATCCGTAAAAATCCTCGCCCAATTATACTGGAATGTTTAACCTTTAGAATGCGTGGCCATGAAGAAGCATCAGGCACAAAGTATGTTCCTCAAGAATTATTTGATGAGTGGGAAAAGAAAGATCCACTCAGTAATTATGAATCTTATTTAATTGACCAAGGAGTTCTAAACTTTGATTTAATTAATGATCTAAAAATTCAATTTAAAAGAGACATCACACTACATGTAGAAGAGGCTTTTAATGAACCTGAACCTGTTGTTAATACTCGACAGGAAGAAAATGACATGTATTTTCCTTATCAGCAAAATATTGTTGAACCAGAAAATGCATCAACAGAAAAAAGATACTTAGATGCCATTACAGATGGACTGGATTTGGCCATGCAAAAGTATCCAAACCTGGTTTTAATGGGACAGGACATTGCAGATTATGGTGGTGCTTTTAAAATTACAGACGGCTTTACAGCTAAATTTGGAAAAGGTAGGGTTCGGAATACACCTATTTGTGAATCAGCAATTGTTGGTGCAGGTTTGGGTTTATCCATTAATGGGTATAAAGCGGTTGTTGAAATGCAGTTTGCAGACTTCGTTACAGTAGGTTTTAATCAAATCGTTAATAATTTAGCTAAAACCCACTATCGTTGGGGCGAAAAAGCTGATGTGGTAATTAGAATGCCAACAGGTGCAGGAACTGGGGCAGGGCCATTTCATTCGCAAAGTAATGAAGCCTGGTTTACTAAAACACCAGGTTTAAAAATAGTTTATCCAGCATTTGCTGAAGATGCTAAAGGCTTATTATTGGCGGCAATTGAAGACCCAAATCCAGTTTTATACTTTGAGCATAAATACCTTTACAGAAGTTTAATTGGTTTGGTTCCTGATGGATATTACACCACTGAAATTGGCAAAGCGATTGCACTGTCAAAAGGAGAGAATTTTACTGTTATCACTTATGGGTTAGGAGTTCATTGGGCGTTAGATTATTTAAAAAATTATCCAGATAATGAGGCGACTTTAATCGATTTACGTACCCTACAGCCTTGGGATAAGGAAACTGTTAAGGCTGCAATAAAAGCTACAGGACGAGTTTTAATTTTGCATGAAGATACCCTAACAAATGGTTTTGGAGCAGAAATTGCGGCATGGGTTGCAGAAAATTGTTTCCAATATTTAGATGCGCCCATTATGCGTTGTGCTAGTTTGGATACTGCAATCCCTATGAATAAAGCTTTAGAAGATAATTTTTTAGCCAAAGCAAGGTTAGCAGAATCGATCGATAAATTATTAAAATATTAA